The following is a genomic window from Prevotella sp. E13-17.
GTTGTTGGTGGTGATGTAGTCGATGCCCATGTCGCGAAACTCACGGAAATGCTCGTCATTGTTAATCGTCCATACGTTTGTGTACATACCCAGCTCATGAGCCTCCTTCACCCATTCCGGATGCTCTTGGAAGACGGCGAGGTGGTAGTCCAGACCGGTGATGCCCAGCTTGTGGAGTTCTTTCGGCGTTATCCATCCGCTGAGGAAGGCTACACGGGCCGTCGGGTCGAGGCGTGCTATCTCTACGCAGGCGGCCAGGGAGAAAGAGATATACTCCACCTTCTTTTGCATGCCGGCCTTGCGCACGGCCTTCACGATCTGTCGCGCCGACTCGAGGTTCTGCTGTAGCGTGCGGCATTCCTTGATTTCGATGATGAGCTTCGTCGAGGTGGTGCTCTTCTTCAGCAGGGCAAGCATATCTTTCAGTTCGGGCATGTGTTCGCCATTCTTCAGAATGAGGGCGCGACACTCGTCGGCCGTGGCATCCTGCAGGGTGACACCGTCGTAGCTGGCATCGTGGTTGACGAAGAGGTGGCCGTCGCGTGTCAGCCAGATGTCTATCTCGCTGCCGTAGATGTCCATGTCGAGGGCGAGCTGCAGCGAGCGGCGTGAGTTCTGTGCAGACCCGTCGACATCCCAGTGGCCGCGGTGGGCGATGACTTGTGTGCCTTTGGGCGACAGGGGCTTTTCTTTTTCTTGTGCTTGAAGGGTTGCCGTCAGCATCGATAGGGTGAGGATTGCGAAGATTTTCAGGGTTTTCATTTTGTTGGTCTTTAATGTTAAATGGTTATATTATTATTTCCAAATGAGTGATCACGTGGATGATACAATCCTATGGATAATTTGGTTGCGAAGTTACGAAATATTCTTCAAGTAGGCTTTGATATGACAGACTTTAACATGATATAGTGCACATTTTTATCAAAAAAAAGAGGGTTCTTCACAGGAATGCCGGTATCACGCCATTCCTGTGAAGAACCAGATTTGTTTTTGAAATCTTTGTAAAGGTGGCTATTATAGAAATAATAACTTCAAAGTTGTGCTGGGCGTGAAAAACATAGTGGTAAATTGAATTTTGAAAGATTATGGAGGAGATTAAATGTCGAAAATGGAGATAAATGAAGTATTTTCGGTAATACATTTCTTGTTGACTGAAAAATGTAAGTAGCAGATAATCATTTACTTATATTTTGTATTATCAGAAAACCATTAATACAAACCGTTATTCGATATGAAAATGTCAAAATAATGTGATATCTTTGCAACGACTAAAGACCAATAATACTTTAACCAAGTATTCTCATGAAGAATATAGTAGCAAATGTTCCTAATTGCGTCAATGAATTTCTTTTGAAGTTCGTTGGTACTATCTTTGTTTTATCAAGTATATTTAAGTGGATTGGCCTCCGCTCATTTGCTTATACAGTAAATGACTGGCTGTATTTGCCAGTGATGTGCTATTTTACCTATATCACGTATGTTAATGTGGTGAGCCTTTATGGTCAGATAGAGTCGTGTGGTTGCTTTGGCGAAGTGATACACTTTACGCCAGCTGAGTCCTTTTATAAGAATGTGGTGTTGTTAGGACTATCGATAGTCGTCTGTATCCTGTTATTGATGCCAATCCTAAGTTCCATAAACTCTACCAAATGTATAAATTAATCGCTTGATGAATGAATGTTCACTTGCGAAAGATCAGTTATATATGTATAATAACACCTTTAGAAAAACCAGAAATACATTATTTGTAATTTCATTAGTGACGATGTCATATCTGTTTTTCTCATGTGCAAGCAGAGATATAGATACAGAGGCACTTGTTTTAAATGTTGAATTTAATATGAGCAAAAATACTCCATTCAGAGTGTCCCAGATGATTGATACCGTTTCTTTTATACAACTAGACGACTCTTGCTTAATAGGATTTATTGACGAACTGAAAGTTTTTGATAAGAATCTATTTGCCTGTGATAAACATGCTGGTGTAATCTATTGCTTTAGTATGGAAGGGAAACTCATTAGAAAAATTGATTGTAAAGGTCGAGCTAGAAATGAGTATGTTTCAATTAGTAATATGGATGTTTCGCAGACAACAGGCGAAATTATAATCTTGGATGCCATGACGAATCGATTTGTTGTTTTTTCAAAGGATGGCGATTATCTGCGTGATATTAAATGTGAAGACGTTGTTAGGGACTTTACAGTGATGTCAAATGGCGATTATTTGATGTACACCCCGGATTATATCGAAAATGCACGACGAGGCCTTTGGCTTTGTGATAGTCTTGGCAGATATAAAAAGCATTTAGTTTCTATTTCTGATGATTTCAGAAGTGGAGGAATATATCCAGACTATTTGATTCATATAGGCAGAGACAGTGTTGGTTTAATGGGGGGAGAAGATAAAGACAATATTTATCTGGTTCATGGTGATTCTGTAAAAACACAATATCACATAGATTATGGATTCTCCATTCCTTCACAATTAGCTAGCGACCCACTATCAGATTACGAAAAGCATCAGGGTGAAGTCTATACGAAATATTCTTATTTTGAAAATCGCAAGTGGCTGATGTTTTCTTCTTCTAATATGGAAAGTACAATAACAACGATTTATGATAAGATTAATAAAAAGCAATATGACATCTCGCGCCAAGAAGATATCATTAATGATAAGGAACTTTATGGGCATATGATGTATCTGAATAACGAACTCATGATATGCATGATGTTGCCAGATAGTCAAAATAAGGAGGCTATAAGAAGAATGATGCCCAATTTTAAATCAAATACAAACCCAATATTAGCAATATACACAATTAAATAGTTATGAACACATTTATTAAAGAGATTCTTATGAGAAAAACAACTGTTACAATTTCTATGGTGTGCATTTCCTTCGCATTTTTCATATCATGCCAAAAAACGAGTAGTTTAGAAGACGGTAATTATAACGTTGTTAGTATTGAATTCCAAGATTCTGTATCATTTGAGGATATGAAAGATGATATAGCAAAGATTGAAAGATTTCAAATAAAAGACAATGAGATTATTCTCTTACAGGGCGAACGATATAATTATTGCCTCCGTGATGATAGTATTTTCGTAAGTGGAGATGGCATGCAAAAGTGTTATAAATACGAGAAAATATTATCTTCAGCCGGTACAGAATACGTGCTGACAAACGAAAATGATAGCAAAATAAAGAGACTGAAAATTTTCAAGGAATAATGTACACATGTGGAAAGACACGAGGTGGTCGTATTCCCGGAACGGCTTCAAGTAAGTGTTATGAAATTAAATAACCTGAATTGCAGAGCCCATAAATCGTGGGTTCTGCTATAAATATAAAGTTAAAAT
Proteins encoded in this region:
- a CDS encoding glycerophosphodiester phosphodiesterase family protein, giving the protein MKTLKIFAILTLSMLTATLQAQEKEKPLSPKGTQVIAHRGHWDVDGSAQNSRRSLQLALDMDIYGSEIDIWLTRDGHLFVNHDASYDGVTLQDATADECRALILKNGEHMPELKDMLALLKKSTTSTKLIIEIKECRTLQQNLESARQIVKAVRKAGMQKKVEYISFSLAACVEIARLDPTARVAFLSGWITPKELHKLGITGLDYHLAVFQEHPEWVKEAHELGMYTNVWTINNDEHFREFRDMGIDYITTNNPKGAVNVVSQ
- a CDS encoding 6-bladed beta-propeller, whose translation is MSYLFFSCASRDIDTEALVLNVEFNMSKNTPFRVSQMIDTVSFIQLDDSCLIGFIDELKVFDKNLFACDKHAGVIYCFSMEGKLIRKIDCKGRARNEYVSISNMDVSQTTGEIIILDAMTNRFVVFSKDGDYLRDIKCEDVVRDFTVMSNGDYLMYTPDYIENARRGLWLCDSLGRYKKHLVSISDDFRSGGIYPDYLIHIGRDSVGLMGGEDKDNIYLVHGDSVKTQYHIDYGFSIPSQLASDPLSDYEKHQGEVYTKYSYFENRKWLMFSSSNMESTITTIYDKINKKQYDISRQEDIINDKELYGHMMYLNNELMICMMLPDSQNKEAIRRMMPNFKSNTNPILAIYTIK